The following nucleotide sequence is from Deltaproteobacteria bacterium.
AAGGGACACGCCTGCAACGCCAGAAAATCATTGGCGCCATGGCAATGAAAGAGATCGTGCGCCTGCTTCCCGAGGACGTCCTGCTCGGCATAACCCAAGATCTGACAGGCGGCGGGATTGATGCGCGTGATTTCGCCGGTCGTGGAGGTCACGTACACGCCCTCGGCCAAAACATCGTTGAGCGCGCACAGATTTTGCCGTTCGCGGTCCAGGGACAGGGTGTGGCCCCTCAACCGCCACAAAAGCAGGACAAGCACGACCGATACCAGCACCGTCAGCATCAGATAGGCGTAAAATTCATCCCGAAACGTGACCAGGACGGTATCCGGGGCGTAGGTGATCAGATAGCCACTGGTCCGCCCGATGGCGTCCCGCAGCGGCAGAAAGGATACAATATGGATGCGCCCTTCCAGTTCCTCGAAGGTGGCCCAGCCTTCCCCGGCCGCGAGGCGGGTCTGGATATCCTGGCGCGCGCGCAATTTCGCGTTCAGGGTCCGGGCCGTGACGGACAAGGGAGGAGGACTGGTCGGCAGCAAGGCATTGGCGTCCTCCACCAAAAAACCGGGGTGGATGGCGGCCTCGCTGTAAAGGGAGGACTGCTCGGGAAAAAGCAGGGATTCGGCCAGGGTCCGATTGATGACAAAGGCGTATTCCTGATTCGGACTCAGACTGGCCAGGGCGTCGCGGATGGCCTTGGTGGTGATCACCGACTCCACGCTGCCCACATGGGCATGCCCCTGACCCAGAGGAAAAATATAGCGGAAACCAGTGACGGACCGGCCAATTTCAAAAGCCTCGCAGGCTTGGCGGTGCTGTTTGACCCGCTGGATCATGGGCCGGATATCCGCCAGATCATCCCCAAAATGCGCCGAAAGATGAAAGCGTAAAAAACTGGCGCCATCGGGCAGATGAAAATGCAACTGGCGCAGATTTTGACGCAGCATGGATTGGTAGACGGGGTACAACTGGCGATAGAGGCGCCCCCGGGCAAGGTCGCGGGCCTCGCCCGGACCTTTCTGGGCCGCCTGCATGATTTCCAGCACCTCCGGCGTGTTCAGGGCCGAATCGTGGAATCCCCGCATGGCCAGACGGTACATCTGGATGGAGGCCCGGTAGGAGGTATCCAGCACGGCCATGTGCTCCGCCAGATGCGCGTTTTCCTTGGAAACACGCGAGGAATGCAAAAACAGCCCGCCGCCGGCGCTCATGAGCGCCATCAAGGCCACCACCAGGAATCGCTCCCCCAAGAGACCAGACCAGCCAGACACTTAAAAATTACCTGCCGTTGGAATGTTTTCCTCCCCAAGAAGGGCGCGGACCGGCGCGTAATCCTGATCCTTGGCCGGCGTGGAGCCGTGGCGGATATTATCCCCCCACAAGGCAAGCATGCCCTTGTCGGCGCCAGCCGGATCGAGGCTGGCCAGGGCGTCCCGGAGACGGGTCCGGGTTTCGACATCGAGGGTTTTCCCATTGGCGATGAGGGCAAAGGCCGGCAGGGGCGCGGTCTCGGCCAGGACCTCCAGGCCCAGGTGGGCGTATTTCCTGGCAATGGCGGTCTTGAGTCCGCCAAGGACATATTCCCCCCGGACCACGGCCAGGGCGACTTCGTCGTGCTTGTCGAGATAACGGTACAGGTTCCTGGCCAGGTTTGATCCGTTTTTCCGCAAAAGCCCGCTGGTGGACAGGAAACCGCAGGTGGACAAGGGCTGGGTCAGGGCGATTTTCTGATTGAAAAGTCCGGCCAGATCGATCTTTCTGTCGGTCATGGCCACGATGGCGCAGGTGTACGCGGATTGCCCGTCCGCCTCCCTGAAATGCACCAGGGGTTCGGCGTGATTGGCCTTGGTCTTGAGACTGACGTAGGGCAAGGGCCCCAGATAGGCGAGATCGATGATGCCGGTTTGGAATTTTTCCAGAATCTCTTCGTAGGAATCGGAGTACTCAAAACGAATCTCCAGGCCCAGGGTCTGGCGCAGATAGACCGCCATGGGCATGAACTGCTTGAGCACGGTCTCGCGATTTTCCATGGGCAGGGGCGCGAAAGCGATTTCCATGGACCAAGCCG
It contains:
- a CDS encoding ABC transporter substrate-binding protein, which codes for MFRQCFLVLLSLLTLSAPAWSMEIAFAPLPMENRETVLKQFMPMAVYLRQTLGLEIRFEYSDSYEEILEKFQTGIIDLAYLGPLPYVSLKTKANHAEPLVHFREADGQSAYTCAIVAMTDRKIDLAGLFNQKIALTQPLSTCGFLSTSGLLRKNGSNLARNLYRYLDKHDEVALAVVRGEYVLGGLKTAIARKYAHLGLEVLAETAPLPAFALIANGKTLDVETRTRLRDALASLDPAGADKGMLALWGDNIRHGSTPAKDQDYAPVRALLGEENIPTAGNF